The proteins below come from a single Prochlorococcus marinus str. MIT 9215 genomic window:
- the crtL gene encoding lycopene beta cyclase, which yields MEILDILILGSGPAALCLASELAKQDLNIKGISTKSPNQKWENTYGIWASELEELGLESLLSHRWCKTVSFFGDGENKKGDTPTKHNYDYGLINQEAFQNELLKKCKGIEWLNETAKDIKEKNKLSEVICFSGLKIKARLVIDASGHKSNFVKRPVQNEIAQQAAYGIVGKFTSPPVNKEQFVLMDFRPNHLNNEEKLSSPSFLYAMDLGNDTFFVEETSLASYPALSQENLKKRLYKRLNSKGIEVSEIFHEENCLFPMNLPLPFKKQFVLGFGGAASMVHPASGYMVGSLLRRAPLLAQKLAIFLKEPHLSSLDLASKGWEILWPYELTQRHKLYQYGLRRLMSFDESRLRSFFTNFFRLSTNEWVGFLTNTLPLPKLIYVMSKMFINSPLKVKLGMLKLN from the coding sequence ATGGAAATACTTGATATTTTAATTTTAGGTTCAGGTCCGGCAGCATTATGTTTAGCTTCAGAATTAGCCAAGCAGGATCTAAATATTAAGGGAATATCAACAAAATCTCCAAATCAAAAATGGGAGAATACATATGGTATCTGGGCATCTGAATTAGAAGAATTAGGGCTAGAGTCCCTGCTATCACACCGATGGTGTAAAACAGTCAGTTTTTTTGGAGATGGGGAAAATAAAAAAGGGGATACCCCGACAAAACACAACTACGATTATGGTTTAATAAATCAAGAAGCTTTTCAAAATGAGCTTTTAAAAAAATGTAAAGGGATTGAATGGTTGAATGAAACAGCAAAAGACATTAAAGAAAAGAATAAACTATCTGAGGTAATTTGTTTTTCAGGTCTCAAAATAAAGGCGAGATTAGTTATTGACGCAAGTGGACATAAAAGTAATTTTGTAAAAAGACCAGTTCAAAATGAAATCGCTCAACAAGCTGCTTACGGAATTGTAGGCAAATTTACATCACCACCTGTTAATAAAGAACAATTTGTTCTAATGGATTTTCGTCCAAATCATTTAAACAATGAAGAAAAGTTATCATCTCCATCCTTTCTTTATGCAATGGATCTTGGCAACGACACTTTTTTTGTTGAAGAAACTTCATTAGCTAGTTATCCTGCCTTATCCCAAGAAAATCTTAAAAAAAGACTCTATAAAAGACTTAATAGTAAAGGTATTGAGGTTAGTGAAATTTTTCATGAAGAGAATTGCCTTTTTCCTATGAATTTACCCCTTCCATTTAAAAAACAATTTGTACTTGGTTTCGGAGGAGCTGCAAGTATGGTTCATCCTGCATCAGGATACATGGTTGGATCTTTATTAAGAAGGGCTCCACTCCTTGCACAAAAATTAGCAATCTTTTTAAAAGAACCTCATCTAAGTTCACTAGATTTAGCTTCAAAAGGTTGGGAAATATTATGGCCTTACGAGCTAACACAAAGGCATAAACTTTACCAATATGGTCTAAGAAGATTGATGAGTTTTGACGAAAGTAGATTAAGAAGCTTTTTCACAAATTTCTTTAGATTATCGACCAATGAATGGGTAGGTTTTCTTACTAATACACTTCCACTTCCAAAACTAATTTACGTTATGAGTAAGATGTTTATAAATTCACCTCTAAAAGTAAAACTAGGAATGCTCAAGTTAAATTAG
- a CDS encoding glycoside hydrolase family 57 protein, with the protein MNGPYSKKNVLGQLAIVLHAHLPYVRKNEKNSLEEDWLFQAILECYIPLLQSIESSKNENPLNTKLTISLSPTLLSLLDNKKIQETFPSWIKTRNDFLNELPQEEKNASAFLMNNLNNKYLYWQKCSGNLIEKFRVLNNSGNLDILTCAATHGYLPILRENTETVKGQINTAIRNHENIFGTRPLGIWLPECAYYENLDEILFNSGIRYAILDGHGILNSTPRPRYGVYAPICSKKGVAFFGRDSESTLPVWSAKEGFPGNKVYREFHKDLGWELPLSKLQKKGISTKRPLGLKFYKITDDKVSLGEKAFYSENEAKKKATEHADVYLLARSKQLEKLTLSSSFKPLLVAPFDAELFGHWWYEGPFFIENILKNSSKYSIKLTNLREFLVQKPNLQICDPSPSSWGQGGYHNYWINDANAWIVPEITKAGSTFVDLCSKNLKSDLSLRLLKQAARELLLSESSDWSFILRAGTTTELAKERIERHLFRFWKIVEMIKNHSNINLKFLEDIEEEDKVFPDINIDDWRNENTNLT; encoded by the coding sequence ATGAATGGGCCATACTCAAAAAAAAATGTTTTAGGTCAGTTAGCGATAGTTTTACATGCTCATCTTCCTTATGTCAGAAAAAATGAAAAAAACTCGTTGGAAGAGGACTGGTTATTTCAGGCGATATTGGAATGTTATATACCACTACTTCAATCAATAGAATCTTCCAAAAATGAAAATCCTTTAAATACCAAACTTACTATTAGTTTGTCTCCAACATTACTATCACTACTTGACAATAAAAAAATTCAAGAAACTTTCCCAAGCTGGATTAAAACAAGAAATGATTTCTTAAACGAACTGCCACAAGAAGAAAAAAATGCCTCTGCATTTTTAATGAATAATCTTAATAACAAATACTTATATTGGCAAAAATGTTCTGGAAATTTAATTGAGAAGTTTAGAGTTTTAAATAACTCTGGAAATTTGGATATTCTTACTTGTGCTGCTACACATGGATATTTGCCCATATTAAGGGAGAATACAGAAACTGTTAAAGGACAAATAAATACAGCAATAAGGAACCATGAAAATATTTTTGGAACTAGGCCTTTAGGTATTTGGTTACCTGAATGTGCATATTATGAGAATTTAGACGAAATACTATTTAATTCGGGAATTAGATATGCAATCTTAGACGGTCATGGGATTCTAAATTCCACACCAAGGCCTAGGTATGGAGTGTACGCCCCAATATGTTCGAAAAAAGGAGTTGCCTTCTTTGGAAGAGATAGTGAGTCAACTTTGCCCGTTTGGTCTGCTAAGGAGGGGTTCCCGGGAAATAAAGTTTATAGGGAATTTCACAAAGATTTAGGATGGGAATTACCTCTCTCCAAGCTACAAAAGAAAGGGATCTCAACTAAAAGGCCCTTGGGTTTGAAGTTTTATAAAATTACGGATGATAAAGTTTCGTTAGGGGAAAAAGCGTTCTACTCTGAAAATGAAGCCAAAAAGAAGGCTACAGAGCATGCGGATGTTTACCTTCTCGCAAGGTCCAAACAATTAGAAAAATTAACTTTGTCCTCTTCCTTTAAGCCCTTATTGGTAGCTCCATTTGATGCGGAATTGTTTGGTCATTGGTGGTATGAGGGGCCTTTTTTTATTGAAAATATTTTAAAGAACTCTAGTAAATATTCAATTAAGCTTACAAATTTAAGAGAATTTTTAGTTCAAAAGCCAAATCTTCAGATTTGTGATCCATCACCATCAAGTTGGGGACAAGGAGGTTACCATAATTACTGGATTAATGATGCAAATGCATGGATTGTTCCGGAGATCACAAAAGCAGGCTCAACTTTTGTTGATTTATGCTCGAAAAATTTAAAAAGTGACTTATCTCTAAGACTTTTAAAGCAAGCAGCAAGAGAATTACTTCTCTCTGAATCCTCTGATTGGAGTTTTATCCTAAGAGCTGGAACTACAACTGAGCTTGCAAAAGAGAGGATAGAAAGACATTTGTTCAGGTTCTGGAAAATAGTTGAAATGATTAAAAATCATTCCAATATTAATTTAAAATTTCTTGAAGATATTGAGGAAGAAGATAAAGTTTTCCCTGATATTAATATTGATGATTGGCGAAACGAGAATACTAATTTAACTTGA
- a CDS encoding 2-isopropylmalate synthase, producing the protein MSKDPGRILIFDTTLRDGEQSPGASLNLEEKLAIAHQLARLGVDVIEAGFPFASPGDFKAVNKIANSVGKENGPIICGLARASKGDIKACYEAVSPAPKKRIHTFIATSDIHLKHKLKKSRKDVLQIVPEMVNYAKSLVDDIEFSCEDASRSDPDFLYEVIQLAISAGATTINIPDTVGFTTPNEFGKLISDINKNVPNIDEAVISVHGHNDLGLAVANFLEAVKNGARQLECTINGIGERAGNASLEELVMALHVRKSFFNKFFNRNSDSPTPLTAIRTEEITKTSRLVSNLTGMIVQPNKAIVGANAFAHESGIHQDGVLKNRLTYEIIDAKTVGLSDNKISLGKLSGRSAVRARLEEMGYDLSREDLNDAFARFKDLADRKREITDRDLEAIVSEQVQLPEAKFQLSLVQVSCGNASKPTATISLINTEDNSEDTAVSIGTGPVDAVCEALNKLAKVPNELIEFSVKSVTEGIDALGEVTIRIRRDNKIYSGHSADTDVVVAAANAYVNALNRLVFSEKKSSIHPQFDNLENADKTLLSNPGK; encoded by the coding sequence ATGTCCAAAGATCCCGGAAGAATATTGATCTTTGATACAACTCTTCGAGATGGAGAGCAATCTCCTGGTGCCAGTTTAAATCTTGAAGAAAAGCTTGCTATCGCTCATCAATTAGCAAGATTAGGTGTAGATGTTATTGAAGCTGGATTCCCTTTCGCAAGTCCTGGAGATTTTAAAGCTGTTAATAAAATTGCCAATTCAGTAGGGAAAGAAAATGGACCTATAATATGCGGTTTGGCTAGAGCTTCCAAAGGAGATATCAAAGCATGTTACGAAGCAGTAAGTCCTGCTCCAAAGAAAAGAATACATACTTTTATTGCAACAAGTGATATTCATCTTAAACATAAACTTAAAAAATCTAGGAAAGATGTCCTTCAAATAGTTCCAGAAATGGTTAACTATGCAAAATCATTGGTAGATGATATTGAGTTTTCTTGTGAAGACGCCTCAAGGAGTGATCCTGATTTTTTATACGAAGTGATTCAACTCGCAATATCTGCAGGAGCGACAACGATAAATATTCCAGATACTGTTGGATTTACAACTCCTAATGAATTTGGCAAACTAATTTCCGATATAAATAAAAATGTTCCAAATATTGATGAGGCAGTAATCTCGGTTCATGGTCATAATGATTTGGGTTTAGCAGTAGCCAATTTTCTTGAGGCAGTAAAAAATGGAGCTAGACAACTAGAATGTACTATTAATGGAATAGGTGAAAGAGCCGGGAATGCCTCTCTTGAAGAATTAGTAATGGCACTACATGTTAGGAAAAGTTTTTTTAATAAATTTTTCAATAGAAATTCAGATTCTCCAACTCCTCTTACAGCTATAAGAACAGAAGAAATAACAAAAACATCTAGACTTGTTTCCAACCTAACTGGAATGATAGTACAACCTAATAAAGCGATTGTGGGAGCTAACGCTTTTGCACATGAGTCAGGCATTCATCAGGATGGAGTTTTAAAAAATAGACTGACTTACGAAATTATCGATGCAAAAACTGTTGGTTTGAGTGATAACAAAATATCTTTGGGGAAACTTAGTGGAAGAAGTGCAGTAAGAGCAAGATTAGAAGAGATGGGATATGACTTGAGCCGAGAAGATTTAAATGATGCTTTTGCTCGTTTTAAGGATTTAGCTGACAGGAAAAGAGAAATTACTGATAGAGACTTAGAGGCAATTGTTAGTGAACAAGTTCAGCTCCCAGAAGCTAAATTTCAATTAAGTCTTGTACAAGTAAGTTGCGGGAACGCATCAAAACCGACTGCAACCATTTCGCTTATAAACACGGAAGATAATTCTGAGGATACTGCTGTATCAATAGGAACTGGACCCGTTGATGCTGTATGCGAGGCTTTAAATAAATTAGCTAAAGTTCCTAATGAATTAATTGAATTTTCAGTTAAGTCGGTAACAGAAGGAATTGATGCTTTAGGCGAAGTAACAATAAGGATAAGAAGGGATAATAAAATATATTCAGGTCACTCTGCTGATACGGATGTTGTAGTTGCTGCAGCGAATGCTTACGTTAATGCTTTAAATAGACTTGTATTTTCTGAGAAAAAAAGTTCAATTCATCCACAGTTTGATAATCTAGAAAATGCTGATAAGACATTGCTGTCTAATCCTGGGAAGTAA